AGCCTGCTTATGCTAACCAATACCCTTGCCTACCCCGTAAAGTTTACCATGGTAAACATACTTATTGTTATAGCTACTATATACATACTAGGCATATTAGCATCGTGGTTGGCAGCCAACCGTGTTAACAAAAAATTACTCGAAAATTCTTAAACCAAATAGTACTGGTATAATTTTTTATATTACATTTGCTTTAAATGCATATAGGAATATGATAGTTTTTGCAGTCCCCAATCAAACGGGACACCTACTTACCGCAAAATAAACCAAAGGCAATAACCTCTTTTATTGCCACATTACTATTATAAACTTTTACATCTTTATACAATGACACAAGTTGTACAGCGAAAAAATGCATTTTCCCGATTTTTTATATTACTCAAACAAGCGCTAAAAGGCGAAAATATTGATTTTACCAAAGGTAGCATCCGCAGGGCTGTATTATTACTTGCTATACCCATGATGCTCGAAATGATGATGGAATCGGTGTTTGCACTCGTCGATCTGTATTTTGTAGGACACCTCGAAAATAGCAGTTTTGCGGTACAAACCGTAGGATTAACCGAGTCGGTACTTACCATAATATATTCTATAGCCATAGGAATGAGCATGGCAGCTACCGCCGTAGTGGCACGCCGTGTAGGCGAAAAAAAGCCCGAAGCAGCGGCACGTGCTGGTATGCAAACCATACTGGTAGCCGTAGCTATAAACACCATTTTTGCTATTGTTGGCTTTATTTATGCTACCGATATTTTAATACTCATGGGGTCATCGGAAGCATCGGCTAAATTCGGAACAAACTTTTTTCGTATCATGATGGGGAGTAGTTATGTTATTATGCTACTGTTCCTGTTTAATGGTATTTTTAGGGGTGCGGGTAATGCCGCCATTGCCATGAAGAGCCTTTGGATAGCCAATATTTGCAACATTATACTCTGCCCTATTTTTATTAATGGTTTAGGTCCTATACCTGCCTTTGGGCTTACGGGTGCTGCCATTGCTACTACACTAGGTAGGAGTATTGGTGTAAGTTACCAATTGTATAACCTATTTAATGGTAAAGGCATACTTAAGGTAGTAAGTGCCTATTTTGTACCGCATTGGCAACAAATAAAAGGAATTGTAAAAATTGCTGCACCAGGCATAATGCAGTTTGTTATTGCCTCGTGCAGTTGGATATTTTTAGCACAATTGGTTGCTACCACTGGGGGCGACGAAGGCTCGGCGGGGTACCAAAGTGCACTCCGCATTATGATGTTTTTCCTGTTACCCGCATGGGGGCTAAGCAATGCGGCGGCTACCTTGGTGGGGCAAAACTTAGGAGCAAAACAGGTAGCCCGTGCCGAAAAATCGGTATTTGTTACGGCTAAGTTTAACGTTATTTATATGGCTAGTATTACAGGGATTACCTTGTTGGCTGCCGACCCTATTATGTGGTTTTTTACCAACAATACCCACGTACACGATATTGCTGTAGAGGCAATACAAATACTAAGCATTGCTTTTGTGTTTTACGGGGTGGGTATGGTACTTATTAATGCCTTTAATGGTGCGGGCGATACTAAAACGCCTACCCGTATTAACTTTTTTGGGTTTTGGTTGTTCCAAATTCCGTTGGCGTACATTTTAGCAAAAGTGGTTGATTTAGGACCTACTGGGGTATTTATTGCCATACCTGTTTCGGAGATGTGCATAAGTATGGCAGGCGTTATCTTATTTAAACGAGGGAAATGGAAAAAGGTTAAAGTATAACAACAAAAAAACGGCTCGATATTCAATCGAGCCGTTTTATTATTACTACTTTAATTATTCTTCTTAATCTTCTTGTAATACAGCCTGTAGGCTACATATACAGCTCCACTTAAATATATGAGAGTTAATATTGATTTGAAAACAATATCTTGAGAGTTTAGAAATCCCATAAAAAAGAAAATTGTTGCAACGAGTAATCTATAATACATGTTTTATTAGTTAAAAACATTACTATTTAGTTATTCGTTTTTTATCTTTTAACGAATCTATGCCGTAATAAATTAAAATAATAGCTACACAATAATTCATCACTTCATTAATAATTGAAGGGAGCCTATCAAAAATAGCGTTATAAATGTAATATGCCATTTTAAGCACTACTATAATAAGGGTAGCTATAATAATTACTTTTCTCATATTCATATCTAGTTAATCTGCATCAGCATCTGATAGACAAATGCCAAAATCTATAATCATAATGGCTGCACCGATTGGTCCTGCAAATTTACTTAAAGTTTTTGTAAGTGCCTTAGTGATAATTTTTACACCATTCTTTTTTAATTGCTTCATTCCAATTGTAGAAGCGATTCCTAAACCGACAGCTTCAACTACACAGTACCAAATTTCGCTAGGAGTTATAACTGCTGGATAATCATGATTATCTATAGTAATTTGTCCTCCACCTATAACTTCGCCCATTTCAGTAAATATCAAGCTACTTGCTTGTTCTTCAGACATTGTATCAAACTCTGGATACGATGTGTAGACATTGTAAACAAGATTATTAGCTTGTGTTTGATAATCTAATATTACATCGAAATCAAGACCATAAGCTGTATAAACATTTTCCACTTGTTGTATACTCATGTTTTCATCATTCATACTTCTTTTAAAATCTTCTGCTTTATTACCTAGTTTAGATTGCTGATAATAAGAGTAAGCAACGAAGTTGTTTAAATATTCTTCTGTGAATTTAACGAAGTCTGCATTTTTAGATAAATCAAAATTAGACTGAGTATTTGATTTCAGGCTAATCTCATTTGTTTGCTGATTTGTTGTGTCAATATCGTCATTATTACTTTCACATGAAGATAATAAAACAACGCTTAACAACATGATTGGAACATTTTTAATAATTTTTTTCATTGTATGGTATTTGAGTTAAACAATTAATAATCGCAAATTTAATTTACACCTAAAAATAAAAACATCCTCATTAATGGGTATTTTATGAATTTAAGAGAGTATTAATAGATGTTTATGACATTACTTTGAAAAAGTAAAAATCAAACAATGTCGATTAATAATTGCTTTTGTCAATATCATAACTTTAATAAAAAATATTATGACCAATTATGTGTAATTGTCTATTTATTTAAGATTTAAAACCAAAAAAGTTCAATAAAGTTCTTTTGAGTAAAAATAAGCTATACTTGAACACTAAACTTATCTAACACCTCATCCAATGCTGCAAAAACATCGGCAGGGTCATCTTTAGTAACCATACGTTGGCGGTATTCTTTAAAGTGGGGTATGCCTTTAAAGTAGTTGGTATAATGCCTACGGGTTTCTACTACACCCAGACGTTCGCCTTTCCAGTCCATTGCCCAAGTAAGGTGGTTGCGGGCTGCCTCTACCCTATCCTCTATAGTGGGTGCGGGCAAGTGTTCGCCTGTTGCAAAATAGTGTTTTATTTCGTTAAATATCCAAGGGTAACCAATGGCGGCACGCCCTATCATAATACCATCTAAACCGTATTTGTTTTTGTACTCTAGTGCCTTTTCAGGACTATCAATATCGCCATTTCCAAAAATAGGCATGGTTATGCGTGGGTTATTTTTTACGCGGGCTATAGGCTCCCAGTCGGCTTCACCCTTGTACATTTGGGCACGGGTACGCCCGTGTATGGTAAGGGCTTTTATGCCTACATCTTGCAGGCGTTCGGCTACTTCGTCTATGTTTATACTATTATCGTCCCAGCCCAAACGGGTTTTTACGGTAACGGGTAGTGTGGTACTTTCTACTACGGCTTTGGTTAAGCGCACCATAAGGTCAATATCCTTTAACACGCCTGCACCTGCGCCTTTGCATACTACTTTTTTTACAGGGCAGCCAAAGTTAATATCTACAATATCGGGATTTACGGTTGCTACTATTTTTGCCGATAGTGCCATTGCCTCCTCATCGCCTCCAAATATTTGTATGCCTACGGGGCGCTCGTAATCAAAAATATCCAGTTTTTGTTTGCTTTTCATGGCATCGCGAATTAACCCTTCGGACGAAATGAATTCGCTATACATAAGGTCAGCTCCATGCTGTTTGCACAACCGCCTAAAAGGGGGGTCGCTCACATCCTCCATGGGGGCAAGCAACAACGGAAAATCGGGTAACGCTACGTCTCCTATTCTAATCATCAGCTACAATTTTTGCAAAATTACAACATTTTATTATAGTATGTATTTTGCTATACTACTAGGCTAAAGGGACTAGAAATTATTTTATAAAAAAGTGCCCTAAAAAGTAATCCGCAACAGCGGTAAGTACGTAGATAACAATACCAAGATAGAATTTTTTTCTCTTTCGAGAAATATTATTATTACTGTTCTATTCTTTGTTAGGCACCTACACCCCCAGTAGGTGCTTTTTTTATGGTTTTGTTGTAGCCTATTTTTAAAGAGAAATTGATTTGAAAAGAGTACTACACGGCGGTTTACGCATTAACTGATAGTAAAAGTAACTTTATTAGATATATTCCTACAAAAAACAAAAATTCAACAAAACATAAATAATAATATTATTATCTAAATTTTAACTAAAAAAGTAGCGTTTTTTAATCTTAAGAAAGTAAAATACAGGAAAAACACGAATAAACGCAGGGGTTTTATTTATTTTACATTTTTATTGTGTTTTAAAACCATAACACTACTTTTGTAGCTATTATATAAATAATATAACTATTTGAATATGAAGACTCCCCCAACAAAGAAAGTCTTGTTTATGCTACTACTTTTTATAGCTACAGGACTTAGCACAGTAAGTGCACAACCTGATTTTGGAGATGACGTTGATGATGAACCCGCAGCAAGCATTTCGGACTATGCAGGACTTACACTTGCATTAGGTGCTGTTGCAGGCTATTATCTGTTGTCTAAAAAATCTAGGCTGAACAAGGCTTAATTTACAAATTTCTAATACCTAGTATATGAGAAAAATTTACGCATTATTGCTTTTATGCCTAGCGTTTAACTATGCAGAAGCACAAGTAACACAAATTTATACGGATTACAACAACTTTTACACCACGAGTTCTAGTAGTATAAACAGTACACAACCCAACTTATCGCACAACCTTTTGGCGTTTGTATGGAATGGTACAACCTACTCTACAGGGGTAAATGACACAAAACTAACCAACAACGGTGTAACGTTTGAAAACACAAAGTTTAGAGCATTACCTATTACTACCGTACCGTTAACCAGCCCAAATGCTGCGTACTTTGTAGGACTTGGTGCATTAACAGACGGTATTGCCAATGGGGTATCGAACACTGCACTTGATCCTTTGGTTACAACAGGAGAAATTAAAGCAACCTACCTTACTACAGGCGAGAGCGGACTGGATTTAGGTACTTGCCTTACCAACATACCTACAGGAAGTTCACTAACGTTTAACCTAAGTATTAATGGTATTACATTAGCAAACGTTAACGATGGTGTACCTGATATTTTGGTAAGCCAGATAGCACAACCAACAAGCTCGGGGGTAGACCAATTGTACTTTGCCGATATTAATGGTAATCTAGTTGGTAATGCTATTAGCATTAACCTATCTAACAACACCTTATTCCCTACAGTAGGTAACTGGAATGTTGATTTTTATAATAACGATAGTACACAGGATGGTGGTAACTTTATAAATACCAGCCGAACTGTAAAATTCTTTACGGCAGATATCTCGGAATTTGGTATTACAGCAGCAAATTATGCTAATGCCCGCAGGTTAGTATATGAGCCAGGCGGATCGTCTGACCCTGCGTTTATTGCATACAACGAGCCCTCTATAGGTGTGGCACAACAACTTGTAGTTAAAACGCAGCCTACAGAGTCTGACTGTGATGGTACTATGCCAAGTAGTTTTACGGTTCAGTTAGCCGATTCGTTTGGTGACGATGTTGAGCAAGCGGGTTACGATATTACTGCTTTTATGGAAACAGGACCTGGAGAATTATTGGGTACGGTTACACGCACCACCGATGCCACAGGACTAGCAACATTTGACGATTTGACATTTGAAGTTGGTGGCGACCATACTATTCGATTTGAAAATACAAGTTTAAAACCTGGTATTACCTCAAACATTGTAGGAGATACCAGTTGTAATGATAATGAGTGGACGGGTAACAGCGGTACGGCATGGAACGATGTTAATAACTGGACAG
The Flavobacterium litorale genome window above contains:
- the dusB gene encoding tRNA dihydrouridine synthase DusB, with product MIRIGDVALPDFPLLLAPMEDVSDPPFRRLCKQHGADLMYSEFISSEGLIRDAMKSKQKLDIFDYERPVGIQIFGGDEEAMALSAKIVATVNPDIVDINFGCPVKKVVCKGAGAGVLKDIDLMVRLTKAVVESTTLPVTVKTRLGWDDNSINIDEVAERLQDVGIKALTIHGRTRAQMYKGEADWEPIARVKNNPRITMPIFGNGDIDSPEKALEYKNKYGLDGIMIGRAAIGYPWIFNEIKHYFATGEHLPAPTIEDRVEAARNHLTWAMDWKGERLGVVETRRHYTNYFKGIPHFKEYRQRMVTKDDPADVFAALDEVLDKFSVQV
- a CDS encoding MATE family efflux transporter; this translates as MTQVVQRKNAFSRFFILLKQALKGENIDFTKGSIRRAVLLLAIPMMLEMMMESVFALVDLYFVGHLENSSFAVQTVGLTESVLTIIYSIAIGMSMAATAVVARRVGEKKPEAAARAGMQTILVAVAINTIFAIVGFIYATDILILMGSSEASAKFGTNFFRIMMGSSYVIMLLFLFNGIFRGAGNAAIAMKSLWIANICNIILCPIFINGLGPIPAFGLTGAAIATTLGRSIGVSYQLYNLFNGKGILKVVSAYFVPHWQQIKGIVKIAAPGIMQFVIASCSWIFLAQLVATTGGDEGSAGYQSALRIMMFFLLPAWGLSNAAATLVGQNLGAKQVARAEKSVFVTAKFNVIYMASITGITLLAADPIMWFFTNNTHVHDIAVEAIQILSIAFVFYGVGMVLINAFNGAGDTKTPTRINFFGFWLFQIPLAYILAKVVDLGPTGVFIAIPVSEMCISMAGVILFKRGKWKKVKV